In the genome of Arthrobacter alpinus, the window TTGTGTTCTTCCGGTTTCGCCACTAAGAATGGACTATGACGGTCACCTTGAGGTCCCTTGAAACTGCGGTTCCGCCCACCATCTTGATCCAGGAAGAGGCCAGAGACGTGTTTGCGGCTCAACCGGGGCTGACCCGGCTGGGGCAAAGGTTGGTGCGTACCTGCTTTGATTCGGCCGCGATCGACACCCGGCACACCGCCGTTCGTGAGCTGAGCACGGACTTCCGCGGGGACAACCCCATGTTTTACGACGACGCGTCCGGGCTGCTGCTCAATCCCACCACCAAGGAACGCAACGATCTCTTTGCAGCGGAGGCTTCGCCACTTTTCATCGAGGCGGCAACAAAGGCCCTGGCCGCCGCGACGGGGATCAGCGCGGCCGATATTACGCATGTCGTTACGGTCTCCTGTACTGGCTTTTTCAATCCCGGACCCGACTACAAGGTGGTGCGAGCCCTGGGCTTGCACCCCTCGGTGCAGCGCTACCACCTGGGTTTCATGGGCTGCTACGCCGCATTCCCGGCCCTGCGTGCGGCCAAGGCCTTCTGCGAAGCCGATCCAGAGGCCGTGGTCCTGGTGGTGTCCGTCGAGCTATGTTCCTTGCACGTGCGCACCTCCAATGACCCCGACACCATCATGGGGTCCTCGCTCTTCGCCGACGGCGCGGCGGCCGCGGTAATCACGGCGCGTGAGCTGCCACTTTCGGGCCCGGTCATTGAACTTGACCACTTTGAAACGGTCCTGACACCCGTGGGCGAAGACTCCATGGCCTGGAATATCGGCGACCACGGCTTTGAGATGGTGCTCGATACTTACGTTCCCAAGATCATTGACGAACACATTGTGGGTGCCCTGGAGCCATTGCTGGCCAAAACCCCCGAGTTGCGCGCATTCCCCTACGGCAGCATCCGCCATTGGGCCATCCACCCGGGAGGCCGCAGCATTCTCGATAAAGTGCAGGCAAAACTGGATCTCAGCGATGAACAGCTTGTTCCGGCACGGGAAACGCTGCGCCGGTATGGAAATATGAGCAGCGCAACTGTTTTGTTTGTCCTCAAGCACATTCTCGAACAGCCTGCCGAGGAAGCCCGGGCAAACATTTGTTCCATGGCATTCGGCCCGGGACTAACCGTGGAGACAGGACTTTTCACGAAGGTCAGCCCCGCTCTTGTCCCCCACCAAGACGCGGTTCTCGCCGGTCATGCCTGAGACCCCCACGGCAGCAACAGGCAACCTCTTCCTCACCACCAGGGACGTGGATGCAGTGGAGGAAATGGACAAGCCCGGCTGCGATCGGGCCAAACTTGCCCGCACCTATGCGCAGTTCCCGCTCATCAACAGCGTTGTCTCACGCTGGCACGGCGTGTACCAACACCGAATCAAACCTCTCCTTTCCAGCACCACAGAAACCACCTTGCTCGATGTCGGCTGCGGCGGCGGAGACATTGCCGCAGCCCTGGCCCGCTGGGCTGCACGGGACCATCTGCGACTTTCCATCACGGCCATCGATCCGGACACCAGGGCCATCGACTTCGCCCGCGCCTCCGCAAGCCCACCGTCGGTGATATTTCGCAGGACCCACAGCAAGAGTCTGGTTGCAGACGGCGCCGTGTTCGACGTCGTTATTTCCAACCACGTGCTGCACCACCTCACGCCGGAGGAATTCCAGGGCCTGCTCACCGATTCCGAGCTGCTGGCACGTCAATTGGTCATTCACAGCGACATTGCCCGCAGCCCTGTGGCCTATGGCTTGTTTTCCGTGGCAACGCTGCCCTTCTTTCCGGGATCGTTTATCCGGCGCGACGGCCTCACCTCCATCCGGCGCAGCTACACGGCCGCGGAATTACGCGCCGTCTTGCCGGCCGGCTGGCGTGTGGAGTCCGCCATCCCGTACCGAAACCTGGTCCTTTTCACCCCGGCAAATTTGCATGTTTGACGTCATCATTGTTGGCGCCGGGCCTGTCGGATTGTATTTGGGTGCACTGCTGCTGCAGGAGGGACAGTCGGTGCGCATTCTCGAACAACGGCCCGTGCCGAGCCAGCATTCACGCGCCATCGGCATCCACCCACCGGCCCTCCAGGCTCTGGAACGAGCAGGAGTCGCCGGCACCATGGTGGCCGAGGGCGTCCGTATCCCGCTCGGCATTGCCCGGAGCGGCGGACGGGAAGTGGCACGGTTGCGGTTCGATGAGGCGCCACCGTGGCCGTTTGTACTGAGCCTGAAGCAGGCCCGCACGGAAGCAATCCTGGCCGCAAGGGTTCACGCCCTTGACCCTGCCGCACTGCTGCGCGGGGTGCGCGTGGATTCCCTGCACGACGCCGGAGGCTGCGTAACGCTTTCCGGTCAACAGCGCGGTGAGGTGCCTGGTGCAGTGGAACTGCCGGCCTCCTTTCAGGCCCGGTTGGTCATTGGGGCAGATGGAGCGAAATCAACTATTCGGGACCTCGTGAACATTCCCACAACCGGCCGCGACTACCCCGACAGTTATCTCATGGGTGATTACCCCGACACCGGAAGCGACAGGGCCGCTGCGGTCTTGCACCTGGAACCGGGCGGCATCGTGGAATCGTTCCCCGTGCCGGGCGGTCTGCGCCGATGGGTTGTCCACACAGACTCACTCCTGGCCGAAGCCACAGCCGAGGACTTGGCCGCACTCATCACCGAACGCACGGGCGAAGGCGTGGATGCTGGGGCCAACAGCATGTTGAGCTCTTTCCGAGTCCGTTCAACCATGGCAACGCGGATGGTTCAGGGCCGGGTGGCCTTGGTGGGCGATGCCGCGCATGAGATCAGCCCCATTGGCGGACAGGGCATGAATCTGGGGTGGTTGGATGCCGCCGCCTTGGCCCCCATCATCGTGGCGGCCCTGCGGGGCGAGGGCACGGGTGACCAGCTCCGTGATTTTCAGCGCGCACGATTGCGTGCCAGCCACAGAGCGTCCCGCCAAGCGTGGCTCAACATGGTGCTGGGACGGGCGGTCCCGGCGCCGTGCCTAAGCGTTTTGCACGCGCTGCTCAGGCCGGCCTTGCGCCTACGCCGGGTCCAGAACCTTGCTGTCCGGCGCTTCACTATGCACGGGCTGGGCTGACGGCGACTTCCCGGTAGCTTTCACCACAGCAACAGCCACCGCCGTGGTGACGGGAATGGCCAGTACCAGGCCGATCGACCCCACCAGAATGTGCACAATCTCCTCGGCCAGCTCCGCTCCCGTCAAGGCCGTCAAGAGCGGCTGCTGGAAGAGCGAGACCATCAGGAGCACGGGCAGGGCACTGCCGGCGTAGGCAAAAGCAATCGTGTAGACGGTGGAGGCAATGTGGTCGCGGCCGATCCGCATGGCAGAACTGAACAATTCCCGGGCACTGGTATGCGGGGCCAGCTCATGCAATTCCCACACTG includes:
- a CDS encoding class I SAM-dependent methyltransferase, whose translation is MPETPTAATGNLFLTTRDVDAVEEMDKPGCDRAKLARTYAQFPLINSVVSRWHGVYQHRIKPLLSSTTETTLLDVGCGGGDIAAALARWAARDHLRLSITAIDPDTRAIDFARASASPPSVIFRRTHSKSLVADGAVFDVVISNHVLHHLTPEEFQGLLTDSELLARQLVIHSDIARSPVAYGLFSVATLPFFPGSFIRRDGLTSIRRSYTAAELRAVLPAGWRVESAIPYRNLVLFTPANLHV
- a CDS encoding FAD-dependent oxidoreductase, with product MFDVIIVGAGPVGLYLGALLLQEGQSVRILEQRPVPSQHSRAIGIHPPALQALERAGVAGTMVAEGVRIPLGIARSGGREVARLRFDEAPPWPFVLSLKQARTEAILAARVHALDPAALLRGVRVDSLHDAGGCVTLSGQQRGEVPGAVELPASFQARLVIGADGAKSTIRDLVNIPTTGRDYPDSYLMGDYPDTGSDRAAAVLHLEPGGIVESFPVPGGLRRWVVHTDSLLAEATAEDLAALITERTGEGVDAGANSMLSSFRVRSTMATRMVQGRVALVGDAAHEISPIGGQGMNLGWLDAAALAPIIVAALRGEGTGDQLRDFQRARLRASHRASRQAWLNMVLGRAVPAPCLSVLHALLRPALRLRRVQNLAVRRFTMHGLG
- a CDS encoding type III polyketide synthase gives rise to the protein MTVTLRSLETAVPPTILIQEEARDVFAAQPGLTRLGQRLVRTCFDSAAIDTRHTAVRELSTDFRGDNPMFYDDASGLLLNPTTKERNDLFAAEASPLFIEAATKALAAATGISAADITHVVTVSCTGFFNPGPDYKVVRALGLHPSVQRYHLGFMGCYAAFPALRAAKAFCEADPEAVVLVVSVELCSLHVRTSNDPDTIMGSSLFADGAAAAVITARELPLSGPVIELDHFETVLTPVGEDSMAWNIGDHGFEMVLDTYVPKIIDEHIVGALEPLLAKTPELRAFPYGSIRHWAIHPGGRSILDKVQAKLDLSDEQLVPARETLRRYGNMSSATVLFVLKHILEQPAEEARANICSMAFGPGLTVETGLFTKVSPALVPHQDAVLAGHA